In a single window of the Antedon mediterranea chromosome 1, ecAntMedi1.1, whole genome shotgun sequence genome:
- the LOC140056358 gene encoding signal transducing adapter molecule 2-like isoform X1 encodes MPLFGSSSPFDQDVEKATSESNISDNWGIIMDICDKVSATPNGPKDAMRSIMKRLRHPVPHVGMQALTVLGACVNNCGKQFKMEVSSREFCNEARNIVMKSHPKLAEKLKLMIKDWAEDFKGDSQLSLIPTLYQELKQAGHDFAPDKQPTKSTPVSSNPNVVSSQQEEDDIAKAIQLSLEGNSPSAASSLYPTTNIASVTASPQPRRESRKVKALYDFEAAEDNELTFKAGEFISVLDDSDVNWWKGENSRGVGLFPSNFVTADLTAETEADIKAREKKSVSFDEEVEVRAIESTPIVVTIDETKMEDTLTMLQNADPTEERPDPAEMLVSEETCNRMAPLIDQELERIDREHADLTGLNEKLIRAFDTYQKLMREAPVYGYSLRGSVGPGTAYSSLPSQPYGSMPPPQYMPHGAMQQMPGMAMGMPQMVGQPQNSQGMAGMPHGMVPPGVAHPGMGPGAPPGVPPGMSTGVVQMPGAMEQQTGQMQYTSSPMQSGTYTHQSTGVPGMSVPGSLMNSQQSSSTVSLPMSSSNQPPSLVSSAQLGVSSGSSSLPPMHTTGHMTTDFSNQGNAQMPPFQSMSPPNQPVYSQSPQFLL; translated from the exons ATGCCTTTATTTGGAAGTTCTTCGCCTTTTGATCAAGATGTTG AAAAGGCAACATCTGAAAGTAATATCTCCGATAATTGGGGTATTATTATGGACATATGTGACAAGGTGTCTGCTACACCAAATGG gcctaaagaTGCAATGAGATCAATAATGAAACGCCTTAGACATCCAGTCCCTCATGTTGGAATGCAGGCTCTTACA GTTCTTGGTGCTTGTGTAAATAATTGTGGAAAACAGTTTAAAATGGAAGTTTCATCTAGGGAATTTTGTAATGAAGCAAGGAATATTGTTATGAAG aGTCATCCAAAACTGGCAGAGAAATTAAAGTTAATGATTAAAGACTGGGCAGAAGATTTTAAAGGAGATTCTCAACTTAG TTTAATTCCAACGCTATATCAAGAATTAAAACAAGCAGGGCATGATTTTGCACCAGATAAACAG ccTACAAAGAGTACACCTGTTTCTAGTAACCCAAACGTAGTGTCTTCACAACAGGAAGAAGATGATATTGCAAAAG cTATCCAACTGTCTTTAGAAGGTAACTCACCTAGCGCTGCCAGTAGCCTCTATCCCACTACCAACATTGCATCGGTAACAGCAAGCCCCCAGCCTAGGAGGGAGTCACGTAAGGTCAAAGCTCTCTACGACTTTGAGGCTGCTGAGGATAACGAGTTGACCTTTAAAGCGGGAGAGTTTATTAGCGTTTTGGATGATAG tgACGTAAATTGGTGGAAAGGTGAAAATTCAAGAGGGGTCGGGTTATTTCCTTCAAATTTTGTTACTGCAGATTTAACAGCGGAAACTGAAGCTG ATATCAAAGCAAGAGAGAAAAAAAGTGTCTCCTTCGATGAGGAGGTCGAGGTTCGTGCAATTGAATCAACTCCAATTGTGGTAACAATTGATGAGACTAAAATGGAAGATACATTAACAATGCTTCAAAATGCAGACCCGACGGAAGAAAGACCAGATCCAGCGGAAATGCTCGTTTCAGAAG aAACTTGTAATCGTATGGCGCCCCTTATAGACCAAGAACTTGAAAGAATCGACCGTGAACATGCGGACCTAACAGGATTGAATGAGAAACTAATTAGAGCATTTGACACATATCAGAAGTTAATGAGGGAGGCACCTGTGTATGGGTATTCATTAAGGGGGTCAGTTGGGCCTGGAACAGCTTACAGTTCTTTGCCATCTCAG ccGTATGGGTCCATGCCTCCGCCACAGTACATGCCGCATGGTGCAATGCAGCAAATGCCTGGCATGGCTATGGGAATGCCACAAATGGTAGGGCAACCTCAGAATAGTCAAGGTATGGCAGGGATGCCTCATGGTATGGTACCACCTGGTGTAGCACATCCAGGGATGGGGCCAGGTGCACCACCTGGTGTGCCTCCAGGTATGTCCACAGGTGTTGTACAAATGCCAGGTGCCATGGAACAACAAACGGGCCAGATGCAATATACATCAAG TCCAATGCAGAGCGGGACATACACACATCAGAGTACAGGTGTTCCTGGCATGTCAGTCCCTGGCAGTCTTATGAACTCACAGCAAAGCAGTAGCACAGTAAGCCTTCCCATGTCATCATCTAACCAACCGCCATCATTAGTTTCATCAGCACAACTCGGTGTTAGCAGCGGGAGCTCATCCTTGCCACCAATGCACACCACAGGTCACATGACCACAGATTTTAGCAACCAAGGCAACGCTCAGATGCCCCCATTTCAGTCAATGTCGCCACCTAACCAACCAGTCTATAGCCAATCACCGCAGTTTTTACTCTAA
- the LOC140056358 gene encoding signal transducing adapter molecule 2-like isoform X2, producing the protein MRSIMKRLRHPVPHVGMQALTVLGACVNNCGKQFKMEVSSREFCNEARNIVMKSHPKLAEKLKLMIKDWAEDFKGDSQLSLIPTLYQELKQAGHDFAPDKQPTKSTPVSSNPNVVSSQQEEDDIAKAIQLSLEGNSPSAASSLYPTTNIASVTASPQPRRESRKVKALYDFEAAEDNELTFKAGEFISVLDDSDVNWWKGENSRGVGLFPSNFVTADLTAETEADIKAREKKSVSFDEEVEVRAIESTPIVVTIDETKMEDTLTMLQNADPTEERPDPAEMLVSEETCNRMAPLIDQELERIDREHADLTGLNEKLIRAFDTYQKLMREAPVYGYSLRGSVGPGTAYSSLPSQPYGSMPPPQYMPHGAMQQMPGMAMGMPQMVGQPQNSQGMAGMPHGMVPPGVAHPGMGPGAPPGVPPGMSTGVVQMPGAMEQQTGQMQYTSSPMQSGTYTHQSTGVPGMSVPGSLMNSQQSSSTVSLPMSSSNQPPSLVSSAQLGVSSGSSSLPPMHTTGHMTTDFSNQGNAQMPPFQSMSPPNQPVYSQSPQFLL; encoded by the exons ATGAGATCAATAATGAAACGCCTTAGACATCCAGTCCCTCATGTTGGAATGCAGGCTCTTACA GTTCTTGGTGCTTGTGTAAATAATTGTGGAAAACAGTTTAAAATGGAAGTTTCATCTAGGGAATTTTGTAATGAAGCAAGGAATATTGTTATGAAG aGTCATCCAAAACTGGCAGAGAAATTAAAGTTAATGATTAAAGACTGGGCAGAAGATTTTAAAGGAGATTCTCAACTTAG TTTAATTCCAACGCTATATCAAGAATTAAAACAAGCAGGGCATGATTTTGCACCAGATAAACAG ccTACAAAGAGTACACCTGTTTCTAGTAACCCAAACGTAGTGTCTTCACAACAGGAAGAAGATGATATTGCAAAAG cTATCCAACTGTCTTTAGAAGGTAACTCACCTAGCGCTGCCAGTAGCCTCTATCCCACTACCAACATTGCATCGGTAACAGCAAGCCCCCAGCCTAGGAGGGAGTCACGTAAGGTCAAAGCTCTCTACGACTTTGAGGCTGCTGAGGATAACGAGTTGACCTTTAAAGCGGGAGAGTTTATTAGCGTTTTGGATGATAG tgACGTAAATTGGTGGAAAGGTGAAAATTCAAGAGGGGTCGGGTTATTTCCTTCAAATTTTGTTACTGCAGATTTAACAGCGGAAACTGAAGCTG ATATCAAAGCAAGAGAGAAAAAAAGTGTCTCCTTCGATGAGGAGGTCGAGGTTCGTGCAATTGAATCAACTCCAATTGTGGTAACAATTGATGAGACTAAAATGGAAGATACATTAACAATGCTTCAAAATGCAGACCCGACGGAAGAAAGACCAGATCCAGCGGAAATGCTCGTTTCAGAAG aAACTTGTAATCGTATGGCGCCCCTTATAGACCAAGAACTTGAAAGAATCGACCGTGAACATGCGGACCTAACAGGATTGAATGAGAAACTAATTAGAGCATTTGACACATATCAGAAGTTAATGAGGGAGGCACCTGTGTATGGGTATTCATTAAGGGGGTCAGTTGGGCCTGGAACAGCTTACAGTTCTTTGCCATCTCAG ccGTATGGGTCCATGCCTCCGCCACAGTACATGCCGCATGGTGCAATGCAGCAAATGCCTGGCATGGCTATGGGAATGCCACAAATGGTAGGGCAACCTCAGAATAGTCAAGGTATGGCAGGGATGCCTCATGGTATGGTACCACCTGGTGTAGCACATCCAGGGATGGGGCCAGGTGCACCACCTGGTGTGCCTCCAGGTATGTCCACAGGTGTTGTACAAATGCCAGGTGCCATGGAACAACAAACGGGCCAGATGCAATATACATCAAG TCCAATGCAGAGCGGGACATACACACATCAGAGTACAGGTGTTCCTGGCATGTCAGTCCCTGGCAGTCTTATGAACTCACAGCAAAGCAGTAGCACAGTAAGCCTTCCCATGTCATCATCTAACCAACCGCCATCATTAGTTTCATCAGCACAACTCGGTGTTAGCAGCGGGAGCTCATCCTTGCCACCAATGCACACCACAGGTCACATGACCACAGATTTTAGCAACCAAGGCAACGCTCAGATGCCCCCATTTCAGTCAATGTCGCCACCTAACCAACCAGTCTATAGCCAATCACCGCAGTTTTTACTCTAA
- the LOC140046482 gene encoding ras-related protein Rab-7a-like produces the protein MADLDQLNKEKRNVMGSFTQAMKGLNQVIGENSATDINTVNNLFDRLTTAFNSVMKVHEKIASALESDADFDNEQKWIEDVQSKYLTTSSRKEDFEKKILGARAGTQIMKEVLLKIILLGEHNVGKTALINQYVNNTFSDKSIPTVGTGINETKVLVDNRPVNIEIWDTAGQELFKSLPTTFFRKAHGCVLVFDVTSDRSNSRSFESLESYYTEVLNRTSTDIPFVVIGNKIDLKNRTVVTKQMAHTWCKKYSIPYFETSAKNNIQVKEAFQTIAKSALAQKPEQDDNEIIKLEENTSKQDGRGGPDGGSWYWPRCC, from the exons ATGGCAGATCTAGATCAgctaaataaagaaaaacgaAATGTGATGGGATCTTTTACCCAAGCGATGAAGGGACTGAACCAAGTAATAGGAGAAAACTCGGCAACAGACATTAACACCGTCAATAACTTATTCGACCGTTTGACTACAGCTTTTAACAGCGTAATGAAAGTCCATGAGAAGATAGCTTCTGCACTAGAATCGGAtgcagattttgataatgagcaAAAGTGGATAGAAGATGTGCAATCTAAATATCTGACGACAAGTTCAAGAAAGGAAGATTTCGAAAAGAAAATCTTGGGTGCTAGGGCG GGTACACAAATTATGAAGGAAGTGTTGTTGAAAATCATTCTCCTTGGAGAACATAA TGTTGGAAAAACCGCCTTGATAAACCAATATGTCAACAACACATTCAGTGATAAATCTATCCCAACCGTAGGAACAGGCATTAATGAAACAAAGGTTTTGGTGGACAACAGACCAGTTAATATAGAA ATATGGGACACAGCAGGTCAAGAACTGTTTAAGAGTCTACCAACTACATTCTTTCGTAAAGCTCACGGCTGCGTTTTAGTATTTGATGTAACTTCAGACAGAAGTAACAGCAGATCCTTTGAATCACTTGAAAGTTATTACACAGAGGTCCTCAATCGGACAAGCACGGATATTCCTTTTGTCGTGATAGGAAACAAAATCGATTTGAAAAACCGTACAGTG GTAACTAAACAAATGGCACACACTTGGTGTAAGAAGTACAGCATTCCTTATTTTGAAACCAGTGCCAAGAATAACATTCAAGTCAAGGAAGCTTTCCAAACGATTGCAAAGAGTGCCCTCGCCCAAAAACCAGAACAAGATGATAACGAAATCATTAAACTAGAAGAAAACACTTCAAAACAGGACGGCCGTGGTGGTCCTGATGGTGGTTCGTGGTATTGGCCGCGGTGTTGTTAG